One Streptomyces sp. V4I8 genomic window carries:
- a CDS encoding SDR family NAD(P)-dependent oxidoreductase codes for MAADGYRYFVELSPHPSLLTALHTIDERLVAVGSLRRDEDGPACLDRATAELHVHGRRIDWGRPVPRTTPADLPTYAWDTQRHWIEPAASAAGPGLFDRAAHPLLGIQLQSADRTRWTFRDEWSPATADWLPDHTVFGRTVVSGTTLLELCRAALAVTRPDTPADICDLLLLAPLTLPDTGTVEVSVEVVTAGAVPEITVHSRPRGQEPTDWTLHATASAAESAAAPADEPPAWPETAEPAWREDTYERLTELGLGYGPAFQGVRQVAATGDGTLLARLALPPVARDAADPYPVHPALLDAALQVAAALDSSGGRVMLPVAMARCVLPPGGATDLTASVRRTGGSGTELTPDLTLDVTLWDADGFPAGRLEGVRLRAANPADLNSASENGRHLYEVAWTAVPGKPAETPGAAWAVQGEGADPAVATALRDLSAAGVQVTDEGADTVVRIWPGTASDTEPAVAAHELAATALAELQALISLPPDEAPARTIWVTRGAIAAADDDTVPGFAQSVLWGLARGARAEHPDLGLTLLDIDGDEPSLLSAVAHSDEPELALRARELLAPRLVRARPAPADRRSPIPTDGTVLITGGLGAVGRGIARLLAENGVPRLLLTSRQGGDDPRAADVIAELAALGAEAEVAACDVADAAGVAELLARIGDEAPLRGVVHCAGVLADGVVAELTPERLAQVLRPKVDGAAHLHRLTADRPLDLFLLVSSAAGVVGNAGQANYAAANVFLDQLAHHRRALGLPGASVSFGAWAGEGLAAEHADLERMARLGHRALTPDQGRELTELALRREAPHLIAWSLDLPRLKAAAPAGALWRSLLPAPDPAQAGSRTLADRLAGLPEPERAARVLALVREEAAHALGLRSADSVRPDQPLRDLGMDSVTAVDLRNRISTRIGTKLPATLLFDHPTPSRLTEYLLAGVLATTRSTSREVASRSTSTSAPTRSADEPVALVAMACRLPGGVSDPEGLWRLVAEGRDAVGPFPAGRWDVESLYDPDPDALGKSYAREGGFLDDIESFDAGFFGITPKEAAAMDPQQRLLLETAWESLERAGIVPADLAGSTTGVYVGMFGSDYLSGTRLDQLDGYVGTGSALSVASGRLAYTLGLNGPALTVDTACSSSLVAVHLAAQALRAGECDLALAGGVTLMVTPQTFVEFSRLRGLSPTGRCRSFSDGADGAIWAEGAGMVVLKRLSDARRDGDRILALLRGTAVNQDGRSQGLSAPNGPAQERVIRRALEHSGLRPADIDYVEAHGTGTTLGDPIEANALAEVFRDSRPEGRPLYLGSLKSNIGHAQAASGVVGLIKVVQALHNESLPRTLHADTPSRHVDWADSGLHLLREEAAWPSSGERIRRAGVSAFGISGTNAHVIVEEAGTGAEAGAGAAPEPTGEPAPGKRLFVLSGRSEAGLRGQAAALARHLAVADDSDTDAALADSSYTLARHRSHFERRTAVLAEDRDELRDVLGELAAGRIPLPPPREEQTGKVAFVHAGHGGQWPGMGLDLMAESVAFREELTRIDEAVERHVGWSVLNALRAPEEFSPLERTEYLQPTLFAVNAALTAAWRSLGITPDAVTGHSLGEIAAAYSAGALTLDDAVAVVTGRAQAVAPVAGKGGMLSLGLPRPRVEELLAPYTGRLFVAAVNSPHSTAVSGDSDALAELRRSLDEQGIEARSLSTPFASHTPLMASLREDLLDRLSGIQGARTAVPFYSTVLAEPVPGDRLDPAYWYANLSEPVRFADTINRLLDDGYRYFIELSPHPSLGSSVEAVAAEAGIDAVSVGSLGRQRGGRDGLLRRLGELYTAGHTPDWPTLFPSGRRVDLPTYAFARERHWLVPAPATATGASPLLGTHIEASDETDRHIFQSELDLRDSRFAYLTDHKVTGEVWLPGAAFLDMALEAASAVREGGEVRLSDVRFLQPLCLDESRPTRLQLVLRPAVDGCRDFTIASTSGGGGQRASWERHVDGRITVISTVASADPSEPLAALRERCTEQADLPAVYAGLAALGIDYGPAFRGLTSGHRTHSTAVARLADRPAAGHLLHPAVLDAAFHTAALPGDAPQGRAFVPAGVGRLRHTGLRTPPVWVTCELRSVSGDTATLDLRLYDEKDQLLLEAEEFGLAALSPLDGALFETRWQSRPTANEPLAQGSWLILADESGVAAELVGQLGTASVSHVIARRGEEFAAEGPGRYVLDPTDPQHLARLLDEAFANEPPERVVQLSALDAPAIEDARTAEEAARLCCLSTLHLVRTLAERAQTPAPRLFVVVRGSQAAGDSTQVTHPQQALAWGFGLAVAQEHPELRTPLVDLPPTDGAGALWTQLRHADDERLVALRGSGPLVPRLTRTRPDDAGHGTTAPEGAYLITGGLGGLGRVVAERLVRRGARRLALMSRSTPTEEAMGWIHGLEQRGVTVHLAHADVADRAGLTAALDAVRHALGPITGVVHAAGVLDDATLGHLTDERVLRVLAPKVLGTALLTELTPDAQDFVLFASAAGLLGSAGQSPYSAANAFLDAWAHHLSHADRRALSLDWGAWSGVGMVADSGVREAETGRSGLVAFSAQEGGELFDRVRNSGRRQLAPMALDWELLALDPDAARTRPILADLVTAPTGTPGTDDLVNKVFAATTDAERAVRLEAYVRARVGEVSGGAAQISATTALKELGLDSLMLVRLRNAFARELGVELPAATVFSAADIRGLAQALSHALPERNTTTRDEPQPIAEVPATELHPVTRDVVRLLRSAQPGMPDAAHAVGLAVHLTTPTTRETLTGIVTRLTARHAALRTAIVTATEGGRRLRVDRELPEPPLRWTVVPDDAAVDAGDRLRELLEAPFDLAVGPLWRFELLDGGERGQILVYGAHHAVSDLQSLLLVAGEIDVELTGNVLGATVTNRDIVLLNEAQQTGEQADGQAGGDDWREMFQGSARLELTLSRPRPETRSYRAGSVTVPIPDGLMDRISTAASGLAVTPAAFCLGTLTVLLARKRERERFVLAVPVDTRIHADAYDAVGFFGVPVPFPAEARAGERIEEVLRRTDGRLERVLSKGAMFSDVLPVLARQGLYRGNAPLVEVYFNYVRAAGGLRGLEVLPAGTGYSDLDLMITMTPDAGRIRLDHNLDILDAETVTGLGEELLRLLAETADGPTGSVRATRTTHEGASTPPPPTLALAATFALGNLPLMCETAIDAAIRDGSVTTVAEAPYHHVLASLRDPSGVFADPATTEGVVLLRSADLQRFGPVDDALLAELRTAYPAALRAVAERTRRPLIVGFLPAAHAEDRLGRWEREIAAELAETPGIAVLGPDEWTRHHPVEERFDERIERLAHLPFTAPFQAAVALRLAEAVRAVRRPAPKVIAVDGDETLWGGVAGETGADAVDLTGPRASLARRLLRWRAAGALLVLVSNNDEDTVRAVLDRPDSPLKAEHFSVLSAAWGPKPARLADAARTLDLGLDSFLFLDDNPAEIAKMRAALPQVLSVTCPPVAELPAFLGRLWPLVPAAATAEDGIRARFYEQERERDAVREQAGFEEFLEQLDLLVDVRALSDADVPRAEQLVRRTNQFTLRARSADGGDVARWRERGEVWTATARDRFGDYGQIGLLALRREGDRLDVLAWLMSCRALGRGVEERLLQWLADRADELACTKVRLTAERTPRNTPARRLLSALGGGGQDDDRLETVVTPELLRQFRSWRQQ; via the coding sequence ATGGCCGCCGACGGCTACCGCTACTTCGTCGAACTCAGCCCCCACCCCTCGCTCCTCACCGCCCTGCACACCATCGACGAGCGCCTGGTCGCGGTCGGCTCCCTCCGCCGCGACGAGGACGGCCCCGCCTGCCTGGACCGCGCCACCGCCGAACTTCACGTCCACGGACGGCGGATCGACTGGGGGCGCCCGGTCCCGCGCACCACCCCGGCGGACCTGCCGACGTACGCCTGGGACACACAGCGCCACTGGATCGAGCCCGCCGCCTCCGCCGCCGGCCCCGGCCTCTTCGACCGCGCGGCGCACCCGTTGCTCGGCATCCAGCTCCAGTCGGCGGACCGGACCCGCTGGACCTTCCGCGACGAGTGGTCCCCGGCCACCGCCGACTGGCTGCCCGACCACACCGTCTTCGGCCGTACCGTCGTCTCGGGCACCACCCTGCTCGAACTCTGCCGCGCCGCCCTCGCCGTGACCCGCCCGGACACCCCTGCCGACATCTGCGACCTGCTCCTCCTCGCGCCGCTCACTCTGCCCGACACCGGCACGGTCGAGGTGTCCGTAGAAGTGGTCACCGCCGGGGCCGTGCCGGAGATCACTGTCCACAGCCGTCCTCGCGGCCAGGAGCCCACGGACTGGACCCTGCACGCCACCGCGTCCGCGGCCGAGTCGGCTGCCGCGCCGGCCGACGAACCACCGGCGTGGCCCGAGACGGCCGAACCTGCCTGGCGCGAGGACACTTACGAGCGTCTGACCGAGCTCGGCCTCGGATACGGTCCGGCCTTCCAGGGCGTACGACAGGTCGCGGCGACCGGCGACGGGACCCTGCTGGCGCGCCTCGCGCTCCCGCCCGTGGCTCGCGACGCGGCCGACCCCTACCCGGTGCACCCGGCGCTCCTCGACGCCGCCCTGCAAGTGGCCGCCGCCCTCGACAGCTCCGGCGGGCGAGTGATGCTGCCCGTCGCGATGGCCCGCTGTGTCCTGCCGCCCGGCGGCGCGACGGACCTGACCGCGTCCGTACGCCGGACAGGCGGCTCCGGCACGGAACTCACGCCGGACCTCACCCTGGACGTCACCCTGTGGGACGCCGACGGCTTCCCGGCAGGCCGACTGGAGGGCGTACGCCTGCGGGCCGCGAACCCGGCCGACCTGAACAGCGCCTCGGAGAACGGGCGTCACCTTTACGAGGTGGCGTGGACGGCCGTACCGGGGAAGCCGGCCGAGACACCCGGCGCCGCGTGGGCAGTCCAGGGCGAGGGGGCGGACCCGGCCGTCGCGACGGCCCTGCGCGACCTGAGCGCGGCGGGCGTCCAGGTCACCGACGAGGGCGCCGACACGGTCGTACGCATCTGGCCCGGTACGGCGTCCGACACCGAACCGGCCGTCGCCGCACACGAGTTGGCGGCCACCGCCCTGGCCGAACTTCAGGCGCTGATCTCTCTCCCGCCGGACGAGGCGCCCGCGCGCACCATCTGGGTCACCCGGGGAGCGATCGCGGCGGCCGACGACGACACGGTTCCCGGCTTCGCCCAGTCGGTGCTCTGGGGTCTGGCTCGCGGCGCCCGCGCCGAACACCCCGACCTCGGGCTGACCCTGCTCGACATCGACGGTGACGAACCGTCCCTCCTGTCGGCCGTGGCACACTCCGACGAGCCGGAACTCGCCCTCCGCGCCCGTGAGTTGCTCGCCCCGCGCCTCGTACGGGCCCGTCCCGCCCCGGCCGACCGCCGCTCCCCGATCCCCACCGACGGCACGGTACTGATCACCGGTGGCCTCGGCGCGGTGGGCCGCGGCATCGCCCGCCTGCTCGCCGAGAACGGCGTACCCCGACTGCTGCTGACGTCTCGTCAGGGAGGCGATGATCCGCGTGCCGCGGACGTCATCGCTGAACTGGCCGCACTCGGCGCCGAGGCGGAGGTCGCCGCGTGCGACGTCGCGGACGCCGCCGGTGTGGCCGAACTCCTGGCCCGTATCGGGGACGAGGCACCCCTGCGGGGCGTCGTCCACTGTGCCGGGGTCCTCGCCGACGGCGTGGTGGCCGAGCTGACCCCCGAGCGCCTCGCGCAGGTCCTGCGCCCCAAGGTCGACGGCGCCGCCCACCTGCACCGGCTCACCGCCGACCGGCCCCTCGACCTCTTCCTGCTCGTCTCCTCGGCGGCGGGAGTCGTCGGCAACGCGGGCCAGGCCAACTACGCGGCAGCCAACGTCTTCCTTGACCAACTCGCCCATCACCGGCGGGCTTTGGGACTGCCGGGCGCCTCGGTCTCCTTCGGGGCGTGGGCAGGCGAAGGACTCGCCGCCGAGCACGCCGACCTGGAGCGGATGGCTCGCCTCGGCCATCGCGCCCTCACCCCCGACCAGGGCCGTGAGCTGACCGAACTCGCCCTGCGCCGCGAGGCCCCCCACCTGATCGCCTGGTCACTGGACCTGCCCCGGCTCAAGGCCGCCGCGCCGGCCGGGGCACTGTGGCGCTCCCTGCTCCCCGCGCCCGACCCCGCTCAAGCGGGCAGCCGCACACTGGCCGACCGCCTGGCCGGGCTGCCCGAGCCCGAACGCGCCGCACGTGTCCTCGCCCTGGTCCGCGAGGAGGCCGCCCACGCGCTCGGCCTGCGCTCGGCGGATTCCGTCCGCCCCGACCAGCCGCTCCGTGACCTCGGCATGGACTCGGTCACGGCGGTCGACCTGCGCAACCGCATCAGCACCCGCATCGGCACCAAACTCCCCGCCACCCTCCTCTTCGACCACCCCACGCCCAGCCGCCTCACCGAGTACCTGCTGGCCGGCGTCCTGGCGACAACGCGCAGTACGAGCCGTGAAGTCGCGTCCCGGTCCACGTCCACGTCCGCGCCCACGCGCTCGGCCGACGAGCCGGTGGCCCTCGTCGCCATGGCCTGCCGTCTGCCCGGCGGCGTGAGCGACCCGGAGGGGCTGTGGCGCCTGGTCGCGGAGGGGCGGGACGCGGTCGGGCCGTTCCCGGCGGGGCGGTGGGACGTGGAGTCGCTGTACGACCCCGACCCGGACGCGCTCGGCAAGTCGTATGCCCGCGAGGGCGGTTTCCTCGACGACATCGAGTCCTTCGACGCCGGGTTCTTCGGCATCACCCCGAAGGAGGCGGCGGCCATGGACCCGCAGCAGCGACTGCTGCTGGAGACGGCCTGGGAGTCGCTGGAGCGCGCCGGCATCGTGCCCGCCGACCTGGCGGGCAGCACCACCGGGGTGTACGTCGGGATGTTCGGCAGCGACTACCTGTCCGGCACCCGGCTCGACCAACTGGACGGCTACGTCGGTACGGGCTCCGCCCTGAGCGTGGCCTCGGGACGGCTCGCGTACACGCTCGGGCTGAACGGCCCCGCGCTGACCGTGGACACCGCGTGCTCGTCGTCGCTGGTGGCCGTGCATCTGGCGGCGCAGGCGCTGCGCGCGGGTGAGTGCGATCTGGCGCTCGCCGGCGGCGTCACCCTGATGGTCACGCCGCAGACCTTCGTCGAGTTCAGCCGACTGCGCGGCCTGTCCCCGACCGGCCGCTGCCGCTCCTTCTCCGACGGAGCCGACGGTGCCATCTGGGCCGAGGGCGCCGGCATGGTCGTACTGAAACGACTGAGCGACGCCCGGCGCGACGGTGACCGGATCCTGGCCTTGCTGCGCGGGACCGCCGTCAACCAGGACGGCCGCAGCCAGGGACTGTCCGCGCCGAACGGCCCCGCGCAGGAACGGGTGATCCGGCGAGCGCTGGAGCACTCCGGACTCCGGCCCGCCGACATCGACTACGTCGAGGCGCACGGCACCGGCACGACCCTGGGCGACCCGATCGAGGCGAACGCCCTCGCGGAGGTCTTCCGCGACTCACGCCCCGAGGGCCGCCCGCTGTACCTCGGCTCGCTGAAGTCCAACATCGGGCATGCGCAGGCGGCTTCCGGCGTGGTCGGCCTGATCAAGGTCGTGCAGGCACTGCACAACGAGAGCCTGCCGCGCACCCTGCACGCCGACACGCCCAGCCGTCACGTCGACTGGGCGGACAGCGGACTGCACCTGCTGCGGGAGGAGGCCGCCTGGCCTTCCTCGGGGGAGCGGATCCGGCGTGCGGGTGTGAGCGCCTTCGGGATCAGCGGCACCAACGCGCATGTGATCGTCGAGGAGGCGGGGACGGGAGCGGAGGCGGGAGCGGGGGCGGCGCCTGAGCCGACGGGCGAACCCGCCCCGGGCAAGCGCCTGTTCGTGCTGTCCGGCCGCAGCGAAGCGGGTCTGCGCGGACAGGCTGCGGCACTGGCCCGCCACCTCGCCGTGGCCGACGACTCCGATACCGATGCCGCGCTGGCGGACAGCTCTTACACCCTGGCCCGCCACCGCAGCCATTTCGAGCGGCGCACGGCGGTCCTGGCCGAGGACCGAGACGAACTGCGTGACGTGCTCGGCGAGTTGGCGGCCGGGCGGATACCGCTGCCGCCGCCCCGCGAGGAGCAGACGGGCAAGGTGGCCTTCGTCCACGCCGGACACGGTGGCCAATGGCCCGGCATGGGCCTGGACCTGATGGCCGAGTCGGTGGCGTTCCGCGAGGAGCTGACGCGGATCGACGAGGCGGTGGAGCGGCACGTCGGCTGGTCGGTGCTCAACGCGCTGCGGGCGCCCGAGGAGTTCTCCCCGCTGGAGCGGACCGAGTATCTGCAGCCGACGCTGTTCGCGGTGAACGCGGCACTGACCGCCGCCTGGCGCTCCCTGGGCATCACCCCGGACGCCGTGACCGGGCACAGCCTGGGCGAGATCGCCGCCGCGTACAGCGCGGGCGCGCTCACGTTGGACGACGCCGTGGCGGTGGTGACCGGACGCGCCCAGGCGGTCGCACCGGTCGCGGGCAAGGGCGGCATGCTGTCCCTGGGTCTGCCGCGCCCGCGGGTCGAGGAACTGCTCGCGCCGTACACCGGCCGGCTCTTCGTCGCCGCAGTCAACAGCCCGCACTCCACGGCCGTCTCCGGCGACAGCGACGCCCTGGCCGAACTGCGCCGGAGCCTCGACGAGCAGGGCATCGAGGCCCGTTCGCTGTCCACCCCGTTCGCCTCGCACACCCCGCTGATGGCCTCGCTTCGAGAGGACCTGCTCGACCGCCTCTCCGGCATCCAGGGCGCGCGGACCGCTGTCCCGTTCTATTCGACGGTGCTGGCGGAACCCGTGCCCGGAGACCGACTGGACCCCGCCTACTGGTACGCCAACCTCAGCGAACCCGTCCGCTTCGCGGACACGATCAACCGCCTGCTGGACGACGGCTACCGCTACTTCATCGAGCTCAGCCCGCACCCCTCGCTGGGCTCGTCCGTCGAGGCGGTGGCGGCGGAGGCCGGAATCGACGCGGTGAGCGTCGGCTCACTGGGCCGGCAGCGGGGCGGTCGGGACGGACTGCTGCGCAGGCTGGGGGAGTTGTACACGGCCGGCCACACGCCCGACTGGCCGACGCTGTTCCCCTCCGGCCGTCGCGTCGACCTCCCGACCTACGCCTTCGCCCGCGAACGCCACTGGCTCGTACCCGCCCCGGCCACCGCGACCGGCGCCTCGCCACTCCTGGGCACGCACATCGAGGCCAGCGACGAGACCGACCGGCACATCTTCCAGAGCGAGCTGGACCTGCGCGACAGCCGCTTCGCCTATCTGACCGACCACAAGGTCACCGGCGAGGTGTGGCTGCCCGGCGCCGCCTTCCTCGACATGGCGCTGGAGGCCGCCTCCGCCGTGCGGGAAGGCGGCGAGGTACGGCTCTCCGACGTCCGGTTCCTCCAGCCCCTGTGCCTCGACGAGTCCCGGCCGACACGGCTGCAACTGGTCCTGCGCCCAGCCGTCGACGGTTGCCGCGACTTCACCATCGCCTCGACGTCCGGCGGCGGCGGACAGCGTGCGAGCTGGGAACGTCACGTCGACGGACGCATCACCGTGATCTCCACCGTGGCCTCCGCCGACCCGAGTGAGCCGCTCGCCGCGCTGCGCGAGCGCTGCACCGAGCAGGCGGACCTGCCGGCCGTCTACGCCGGTCTCGCCGCCCTCGGCATCGACTACGGCCCCGCCTTCCGAGGCCTGACGTCGGGCCACCGCACGCACTCCACCGCCGTCGCCCGACTGGCCGACAGACCCGCCGCCGGTCATCTGCTCCACCCGGCCGTCCTGGACGCCGCCTTCCACACGGCCGCCCTGCCCGGCGACGCGCCGCAGGGCCGGGCCTTCGTGCCCGCCGGAGTCGGACGACTCCGCCACACAGGACTGCGCACGCCCCCCGTGTGGGTGACATGCGAGCTACGGTCCGTATCCGGCGACACCGCCACCCTCGACCTCCGGCTGTACGACGAGAAGGACCAACTGCTCTTGGAGGCGGAGGAGTTCGGGCTGGCCGCTCTGTCTCCCCTGGACGGGGCACTGTTCGAGACCCGCTGGCAGTCCCGCCCGACCGCCAACGAGCCGCTCGCTCAGGGCAGTTGGCTGATCCTGGCCGACGAGTCGGGCGTCGCCGCCGAACTCGTCGGGCAGCTGGGCACCGCCTCCGTCTCCCACGTGATCGCCCGGAGAGGGGAGGAGTTCGCTGCCGAAGGCCCCGGCCGTTACGTCCTCGACCCGACCGATCCGCAGCACCTGGCCCGCCTGCTCGACGAGGCCTTCGCGAACGAACCCCCCGAGCGGGTCGTGCAGTTGTCCGCACTCGACGCTCCGGCGATCGAGGACGCCCGTACCGCCGAGGAAGCGGCCCGGCTGTGCTGCCTGAGCACCCTGCATCTGGTGCGCACACTCGCGGAACGGGCCCAGACGCCGGCGCCACGTCTCTTCGTCGTCGTGCGGGGCAGCCAAGCCGCCGGTGACAGCACGCAGGTGACGCATCCGCAGCAGGCGCTCGCCTGGGGCTTCGGCCTCGCGGTGGCGCAGGAGCACCCGGAGCTGCGGACGCCCCTCGTCGACCTTCCGCCGACGGACGGCGCCGGCGCCCTGTGGACCCAGCTGCGGCACGCCGACGACGAACGGCTCGTCGCGCTGCGCGGGTCCGGGCCACTGGTGCCCCGGCTGACGCGCACCCGCCCGGACGACGCCGGTCACGGCACCACCGCCCCGGAGGGGGCGTACCTGATCACCGGTGGCCTGGGTGGCCTCGGGCGTGTCGTCGCCGAGCGGCTGGTCCGTCGGGGCGCCCGTCGGCTGGCCCTGATGAGCCGGAGCACGCCCACCGAGGAGGCCATGGGCTGGATCCACGGGCTCGAACAGCGGGGCGTGACCGTGCACCTGGCGCACGCGGACGTCGCTGACCGCGCCGGCCTTACCGCCGCCCTGGACGCCGTACGCCACGCACTCGGACCGATCACCGGCGTCGTCCACGCGGCCGGCGTCCTGGACGACGCCACGCTCGGCCACCTGACCGACGAGCGGGTGCTACGCGTCCTCGCCCCGAAGGTCCTGGGCACGGCCCTGCTCACCGAACTGACCCCGGACGCCCAGGACTTCGTGCTGTTCGCCTCGGCGGCGGGACTGCTCGGCTCGGCCGGGCAGAGCCCGTACTCGGCGGCGAACGCCTTCCTCGACGCCTGGGCACATCACCTCTCCCACGCGGACCGTCGCGCCCTGAGCCTGGACTGGGGCGCCTGGTCGGGCGTGGGCATGGTGGCCGATTCCGGTGTCCGCGAGGCCGAGACAGGCCGTTCGGGCCTGGTCGCCTTCTCCGCGCAGGAGGGCGGCGAGCTCTTCGATCGCGTACGGAACTCCGGCCGCCGGCAGCTCGCCCCCATGGCCCTGGACTGGGAGCTGCTGGCCCTCGACCCCGACGCGGCCCGCACCCGCCCGATCCTGGCCGACCTGGTCACGGCCCCCACCGGTACGCCCGGCACCGACGACCTCGTCAATAAAGTGTTCGCGGCGACGACCGACGCCGAGCGGGCCGTACGACTGGAGGCATACGTCCGCGCCCGGGTCGGCGAGGTCTCGGGCGGGGCGGCCCAGATCTCCGCGACCACGGCGCTGAAGGAACTCGGCCTCGACTCCCTCATGCTCGTGCGGCTGCGCAACGCCTTCGCCCGCGAACTCGGCGTCGAACTCCCCGCCGCCACCGTCTTCTCGGCCGCCGACATCCGCGGCCTCGCCCAGGCACTGAGCCACGCCCTCCCGGAACGGAACACCACGACACGGGACGAGCCGCAGCCCATCGCCGAGGTACCGGCGACCGAACTGCACCCCGTGACCCGCGATGTCGTACGCCTGCTGCGCAGCGCCCAGCCGGGCATGCCCGACGCGGCCCACGCCGTCGGCCTGGCCGTACACCTCACCACACCGACCACCCGCGAGACACTCACCGGCATCGTCACCCGACTCACCGCACGGCACGCGGCCCTGCGCACCGCCATCGTCACCGCGACCGAGGGCGGTCGGCGGCTGAGGGTGGACCGCGAACTGCCGGAGCCGCCGCTTCGGTGGACGGTCGTGCCGGACGACGCCGCCGTCGACGCCGGCGACCGGCTGCGCGAGCTACTGGAGGCCCCCTTCGACCTGGCTGTCGGGCCGCTGTGGCGTTTCGAGCTGCTCGACGGCGGGGAGCGCGGCCAGATCCTGGTGTACGGCGCCCACCACGCCGTGAGCGATCTGCAGTCGCTGCTGCTGGTGGCGGGGGAGATCGATGTGGAGCTGACCGGCAACGTGCTCGGTGCCACCGTCACCAACCGCGACATCGTCCTCCTGAACGAGGCCCAGCAGACCGGCGAGCAAGCCGATGGCCAGGCCGGCGGGGACGATTGGCGCGAGATGTTCCAGGGCAGCGCACGCCTCGAACTGACCCTGAGCCGGCCGCGCCCGGAGACTCGCTCGTACCGGGCCGGCAGCGTCACCGTGCCGATCCCCGACGGGCTCATGGACCGGATCTCGACCGCGGCGAGCGGTCTGGCCGTGACACCGGCCGCCTTCTGCCTCGGCACCCTGACCGTCCTGCTGGCCAGGAAGCGTGAGCGCGAACGTTTCGTCCTCGCCGTCCCCGTGGACACCCGCATCCACGCCGACGCCTACGACGCGGTGGGCTTCTTCGGCGTGCCCGTGCCCTTCCCCGCCGAGGCGAGGGCGGGGGAGCGGATCGAGGAGGTGCTGCGCCGCACCGACGGGCGTCTGGAGCGGGTGCTGAGCAAGGGGGCGATGTTCTCCGACGTGCTGCCGGTGCTGGCCCGACAGGGGCTGTACCGGGGCAACGCGCCGCTGGTGGAGGTGTACTTCAACTACGTGCGCGCCGCGGGCGGGCTGAGGGGCCTGGAGGTGCTGCCGGCGGGGACGGGCTACTCCGACCTCGACCTGATGATCACCATGACCCCGGACGCGGGCCGGATCCGCCTCGATCACAACCTCGACATCCTGGACGCGGAGACGGTCACCGGGCTGGGGGAGGAACTGCTGCGTCTGCTCGCGGAGACGGCCGACGGGCCCACGGGGTCGGTTCGTGCCACGCGGACGACGCACGAGGGAGCCTCGACCCCACCGCCCCCCACGCTCGCCCTCGCCGCCACCTTCGCCCTCGGCAACCTGCCCCTGATGTGCGAGACGGCGATCGACGCGGCGATACGGGACGGCAGCGTGACGACCGTCGCGGAAGCCCCGTACCACCACGTTCTGGCGAGCCTGCGCGATCCGTCCGGGGTGTTCGCCGACCCGGCCACGACGGAGGGCGTCGTCCTGCTGCGATCGGCGGACCTGCAACGCTTCGGTCCGGTCGACGACGCGCTGCTGGCCGAACTGCGCACCGCCTACCCGGCGGCACTGCGCGCGGTGGCCGAGCGCACCCGCAGGCCGCTGATCGTCGGCTTCCTGCCCGCCGCGCACGCGGAGGACCGGCTCGGCCGCTGGGAACGGGAGATCGCCGCCGAGTTGGCCGAGACGCCCGGCATCGCCGTGCTCGGGCCCGACGAGTGGACCCGTCACCACCCCGTCGAGGAACGCTTCGACGAGCGCATCGAACGCCTGGCCCACCTCCCCTTCACCGCGCCCTTCCAGGCGGCCGTGGCCCTCCGTCTCGCCGAGGCCGTCCGGGCGGTACGGCGCCCCGCGCCGAAGGTGATCGCGGTCGACGGCGACGAGACCCTGTGGGGCGGGGTGGCCGGGGAGACCGGCGCCGACGCCGTGGACCTGACCGGTCCGCGGGCCTCGCTCGCCCGCAGGTTGCTGCGATGGCGGGCGGCGGGCGCGCTGCTCGTGCTGGTCAGCAACAACGACGAGGACACCGTCCGCGCCGTACTGGACCGCCCGGACAGCCCGCTCAAGGCGGAGCACTTCAGCGTGCTCTCCGCGGCCTGGGGTCCCAAGCCGGCCCGTCTGGCGGACGCGGCCCGCACGCTCGACCTCGGCCTGGACAGCTTCCTGTTCCTCGACGACAACCCGGCCGAGATCGCCAAGATGCGCGCCGCGCTGCCGCAGGTGCTGTCGGTGACCTGTCCGCCGGTGGCTGAACTGCCCGCGTTCCTGGGCAGGTTGTGGCCGCTGGTCCCCGCCGCGGCGACCGCCGAGGACGGAATCCGGGCGCGCTTCTACGAGCAGGAGCGCGAGCGGGACGCCGTCCGGGAACAGGCAGGGTTCGAGGAGTTCCTGGAACAGCTGGACCTGCTGGTCGACGTCCGGGCCCTCTCCGATGCCGATGTGCCACGTGCGGAGCAACTCGTGCGCCGAACCAACCAGTTCACCCTCCGCGCCCGCTCCGCCGACGGCGGCGACGTCGCCCGGTGGCGGGAGCGCGGCGAGGTCTGGACTGCGACGGCCCGTGACCGCTTCGGCGACTACGGTCAGATCGGCCTCCTCGCCCTGCGTCGCGAGGGCGACCGACTCGACGTCCTGGCCTGGCTGATGAGCTGCCGCGCACTCGGCCGGGGCGTCGAGGAACGCCTGTTGCAATGGCTGGCCGACCGGGCCGACGAACTGGCCTGCACAAAGGTCCGCCTGACAGCGGAACGCACTCCCCGCAACACCCCGGCCCGCCGCCTGCTCTCGGCACTGGGAGGCGGCGGTCAGGACGACGACCGGCTGGAGACCGTGGTCACGCCGGAGCTGCTGCGGCAGTTCCGTTCCTGGCGACAGCAGTGA